In Clostridium swellfunianum, a genomic segment contains:
- the modB gene encoding molybdate ABC transporter permease subunit, with translation MQMSPIIISIKTASAAIALTFLLGLFAARWIVKMKSEKIKMILDGILTLPLVLPPTVMGFLLLIVFGVNRPIGKLLLKFLGVKIVFSWTATVIAAVVISFPLMYRSARSAFEQIDQNLIMAARTLGMSERTIFWKVIMPLALPGVAGGGILAFARGLGEFGATAMIAGNIENKTRTLPLAIYAEVAAGNMKSASYYVIIVLLISFVVVVLTNYFSLKERKYFK, from the coding sequence ATGCAGATGTCGCCAATAATAATATCAATTAAAACAGCATCTGCAGCTATAGCCTTAACATTTTTGTTAGGGCTTTTTGCTGCAAGATGGATTGTGAAAATGAAATCAGAAAAAATAAAGATGATTTTAGATGGAATATTAACTTTACCTTTAGTTTTACCTCCAACAGTTATGGGGTTTCTACTTCTTATTGTCTTTGGAGTAAATAGACCTATTGGCAAGTTATTGCTGAAATTTTTGGGTGTAAAAATAGTTTTTTCCTGGACAGCCACTGTAATAGCTGCTGTAGTAATTTCATTTCCTCTTATGTATCGCTCCGCAAGAAGTGCATTTGAACAAATAGACCAAAATTTAATTATGGCAGCAAGGACACTTGGAATGTCAGAGAGAACAATTTTCTGGAAAGTAATAATGCCGCTTGCTTTGCCAGGTGTTGCTGGAGGGGGTATATTGGCATTTGCCAGGGGACTTGGTGAGTTTGGTGCCACAGCCATGATTGCAGGAAATATAGAAAATAAGACAAGGACACTTCCGTTGGCAATTTATGCAGAAGTTGCTGCAGGTAATATGAAGAGTGCTTCTTACTATGTAATAATTGTTTTGTTAATATCTTTTGTGGTTGTTGTTCTTACAAACTATTTTTCTTTGAAAGAAAGAAAATACTTTAAATAA